One Ananas comosus cultivar F153 linkage group 1, ASM154086v1, whole genome shotgun sequence DNA window includes the following coding sequences:
- the LOC109720855 gene encoding protein TIFY 10a-like, which translates to MAEMGRRMLRSGTEKSNFAVTCSLLSQYIKEKGSIADLGLGLARRPLENPKGAGEANRTPTTMSLLPGVEVFGSDEGGETKEGNGDVSAGNAMELFPQRAGSGLRDDAREEAERGQLTIFYAGKVLVFDNFPAEKAQDLMQLATKGSNNTDTEKFGYARPPSSAFATVDPKNGLSIQTPTVAPSPATSSLAVQANNAPKPAQPNLSDLPLVRKASLHRFLEKRKDRLNAKAPYQVTASPLAAAPTKKEESESWLGLGPQVPRPSLSLSSEGTQ; encoded by the exons GGGACGGAGAAGTCCAATTTCGCCGTCACCTGTAGCCTCCTCAGCCAGTATAtcaaggagaaggggagcatCGCCGATCTCGGCCTCGGATTGGCTCGTCGCCCCCTCGAGAACCCTAAAG GGGCGGGGGAGGCGAATCGGACGCCGACGACGATGAGCTTGTTGCCCGGGGTGGAGGTGTTCGGGAGCGACGAGGGAGGGGAAACGAAGGAGGGGAACGGCGACGTCTCCGCGGGAAACGCCATGGAGCTCTTCCCCCAGCGCGCCGGATCCGGGCTCCGCGACGACGCGAG GGAGGAGGCCGAAAGGGGCCAGTTGACGATCTTTTACGCCGGGAAGGTGCTAGTGTTCGACAATTTCCCCGCGGAGAAGGCGCAGGATTTAATGCAGCTAGCTACTAAAGGAAGTAACAATACTGACACCGAAAAATTTGGTTATGCGCGGCCCCCTTCTTCGGCTTTCGCGACTGTCGATCCTAAGAATGGTCTCTCCATTCAAACTCCGACGGTTGCGCCTTCGCCTGCTACTTCGTCACTCGCTGTGCAGGCCAATAATGCCCCAAAGCCGGCCCAACCCAATCTTTCTG ACCTGCCCTTGGTGAGGAAGGCGTCGCTTCATCGATTCCTTGAGAAGAGAAAGGATCG GCTCAACGCGAAGGCGCCGTACCAAGTAACTGCCTCGCCATTGGCGGCCGCTCCGACCAAGAAAGAGGAGAGCGAGTCTTGGCTCGGGCTGGGGCCGCAGG TCCCGAGGCCGAGCCTAAGCTTGAGTTCCGAGGGTACGCAATAG